In Acidianus brierleyi, one genomic interval encodes:
- a CDS encoding DUF84 family protein has translation MLVSIGSTNPTKINAVKSALQIIGLEYDLVAVSVSSGVSNQPFCDETFVGARNRAIRSLLEAHADLGIGIEGGICVEKNRLVAFAVVYAVNKNGKENFAKSASFTLPAKIAELIYRGIELGSATDLAFSTHDSKHKSGAVGILTKYIDRTRLYVDPVIMALYPFYNSID, from the coding sequence ATGTTAGTTTCGATAGGCAGTACTAATCCTACTAAAATTAACGCAGTTAAGAGTGCTCTTCAAATTATAGGATTAGAATATGATTTAGTAGCAGTTTCTGTAAGTTCAGGAGTATCTAATCAACCATTTTGCGATGAAACTTTTGTAGGAGCCAGAAACAGAGCTATACGATCACTTTTAGAGGCTCATGCAGATTTAGGGATCGGAATAGAAGGAGGAATATGTGTTGAAAAGAATAGGCTAGTCGCTTTTGCTGTAGTTTACGCTGTTAATAAGAATGGTAAAGAGAACTTTGCTAAATCTGCTTCTTTTACATTACCAGCTAAAATTGCCGAGTTAATATATAGAGGAATTGAACTGGGCAGTGCAACAGATTTAGCTTTTTCTACCCATGATTCTAAACATAAATCAGGTGCAGTAGGCATTCTTACAAAATATATAGATAGAACTAGACTTTATGTAGATCCTGTTATAATGGCTTTATACCCGTTTTATAACAGTATTGATTA
- a CDS encoding MqnA/MqnD/SBP family protein, with translation MVTIKVGALADSGDLYPFIPLIEDIIKPSGFNLEIEVIPTVQEVNEKVLKHEVDVSVPSAAMYPYIQEDYYILGNAVASAVDGITGMPILAVNEMSINDLKKARLIVHGQNTSAFTLYRLLIGKYGKLVIIKRVLDEIKGLGKEGDVLVAVHEIKMMYTMKKLGIKPFVISSMWDLWKNISNNSPMPMGMVVINKDLGKDLAMKFKETYEQSKKYAEKHLNEIIPKDIEIMKNAQGANLDSEIVEKTIWADIQEYNVPTDKVIDGMRKFYELTAEKGILPKVIKLDVI, from the coding sequence ATGGTAACAATAAAAGTTGGTGCATTAGCAGATTCAGGCGATTTATATCCGTTTATACCCCTAATAGAAGACATAATAAAGCCAAGTGGATTTAATTTAGAAATAGAAGTAATTCCTACAGTACAAGAAGTTAATGAGAAAGTATTAAAACATGAGGTTGATGTATCAGTACCTTCTGCTGCAATGTACCCATATATTCAAGAAGATTATTACATCTTGGGTAATGCAGTAGCTTCTGCTGTAGATGGTATAACCGGTATGCCTATTTTAGCTGTAAATGAAATGAGCATAAACGATCTAAAGAAAGCTAGGCTAATTGTACACGGACAAAATACTAGCGCATTTACACTTTACAGACTGTTAATTGGGAAATACGGTAAATTAGTTATAATAAAGAGAGTTTTAGACGAAATTAAAGGTTTGGGAAAAGAAGGTGATGTCTTAGTAGCAGTTCATGAAATAAAAATGATGTACACTATGAAGAAACTAGGTATAAAGCCGTTTGTAATAAGTAGTATGTGGGATTTATGGAAGAATATTTCTAATAATTCTCCAATGCCTATGGGAATGGTAGTAATAAATAAGGACCTCGGAAAAGATCTGGCTATGAAGTTTAAAGAAACGTATGAGCAAAGCAAGAAATATGCTGAGAAACATTTAAATGAAATAATACCAAAGGATATAGAAATAATGAAGAATGCACAAGGTGCGAACTTAGACAGTGAAATTGTGGAAAAAACTATTTGGGCAGATATTCAAGAATATAATGTACCTACAGATAAAGTAATAGACGGTATGCGGAAGTTTTATGAGTTAACTGCAGAAAAAGGTATATTACCAAAAGTAATTAAACTAGACGTAATTTAA
- a CDS encoding YhbY family RNA-binding protein produces the protein MNSEKIKQIRAQNAEVRIGKNGITEGIINEIKRRLKDHEVIKIKIGSKDKNRKEIALKIAELANAKLIEVRGYTFILSKIDSD, from the coding sequence ATGAACTCAGAGAAAATAAAACAAATAAGAGCTCAGAATGCAGAAGTGAGAATAGGGAAAAACGGAATCACTGAAGGAATAATAAACGAGATTAAGAGAAGATTAAAAGATCATGAAGTAATAAAGATAAAAATAGGAAGCAAGGATAAAAATAGGAAAGAGATTGCACTAAAAATAGCCGAATTAGCAAACGCAAAACTTATTGAAGTTAGGGGATACACATTTATATTGAGCAAGATTGATAGCGATTGA
- a CDS encoding ribonuclease P protein component 4, with the protein MKKLVESRSLDLIDMAVDLVYEGEIDLAREYIKLAREYSAKGKIKLPIEYKRKFCRRCNVPLVPGITERRRIRRKVLIRTCLICGWIRRYELRENKTNKSSECRSENREKRNH; encoded by the coding sequence ATGAAAAAATTGGTCGAATCTAGATCACTAGATCTTATAGACATGGCAGTAGATTTAGTATATGAAGGAGAAATTGATTTAGCTAGAGAATATATCAAATTAGCTAGAGAATATTCGGCTAAGGGAAAAATTAAGTTACCTATAGAGTATAAAAGAAAATTTTGTAGACGTTGTAATGTTCCCCTAGTCCCCGGTATTACAGAAAGAAGAAGAATAAGAAGAAAGGTTTTAATTAGAACGTGCTTAATATGTGGTTGGATAAGAAGATATGAACTCAGAGAAAATAAAACAAATAAGAGCTCAGAATGCAGAAGTGAGAATAGGGAAAAACGGAATCACTGA
- a CDS encoding class I SAM-dependent methyltransferase gives MSADKSIEIVECNPSPKRKTPRLHDIIDNASSYYIIGDIALVNVKNQKIDFNQLLTAILSINKNVKSVFLRKKVKGELRINDIEFIGGEYKTKTIYKENGVKFVVDISKVYVNPSLANERLNIRKEVNDNEKILDAFAGYGAISLNLAKKDVYIIAGDLNIDGLLLLKESLQINKIYNIDIINYDARFLPFRDKVFNRVYGDNPTMIKDFIQELCRVTKEILEIYILSDENELARLNAFKWIKINDYSKNLFIFKGYIRCNNIN, from the coding sequence ATGTCTGCAGATAAATCAATTGAAATAGTCGAATGTAATCCTTCGCCTAAGAGAAAAACACCTAGACTACATGATATAATTGACAATGCTTCTAGCTATTATATCATAGGTGACATAGCATTGGTAAATGTAAAAAATCAAAAAATTGACTTTAATCAACTTTTAACAGCTATATTGTCCATAAATAAGAACGTTAAATCAGTTTTTTTGAGAAAAAAAGTAAAGGGTGAATTAAGGATCAATGACATAGAATTTATAGGAGGAGAATATAAGACAAAGACTATATACAAGGAGAATGGAGTAAAGTTCGTCGTAGATATTTCAAAAGTTTATGTTAATCCATCATTAGCTAATGAGAGATTAAACATAAGAAAAGAGGTCAATGATAACGAGAAAATACTTGACGCATTTGCTGGCTATGGTGCTATATCGCTGAATTTGGCTAAGAAAGATGTATATATAATAGCAGGAGATCTTAACATTGATGGGTTGTTATTACTTAAAGAATCTTTGCAAATAAATAAAATATATAATATAGATATAATAAATTATGATGCAAGATTTTTACCATTTAGAGATAAAGTATTCAATAGGGTTTATGGTGATAACCCTACTATGATAAAAGATTTTATTCAAGAGCTATGTAGAGTAACTAAAGAAATCTTGGAAATTTATATTCTGAGTGATGAAAATGAGCTAGCACGTCTTAATGCTTTCAAATGGATTAAAATTAATGACTATTCCAAGAATCTCTTCATTTTTAAGGGGTATATCAGATGTAACAATATAAACTAA
- a CDS encoding cation transporter, with protein sequence MLPLSKLNSASRIFLVSGILIFPISVLEIYFGEKYSSSLLVVDSYHGFIDATSAILFSVLLKIIYRKSKRFPWGLYNLESLAILMSSAIIVFLSMTYLFQGLHASYDVPDWLASIIWGSSIITLIIYYMERKYRWIEIVRTDLVHSKLDMLMEIIGGIAILSQNFYFNMAVILSIIGFILADTIRQVKEAILSLIGASCDCPIKDRIYTILKGFGINVSNVYVRRLGSFFMVYVVVTMPSRTELRKVYRIRKKISRIVYSFDSVALVDVKIVPQKVKNTLKIDIKSNVSKTSNDNKANAVVRSKS encoded by the coding sequence TTGCTTCCTTTATCCAAGTTAAATTCCGCATCTAGAATATTTTTAGTTTCTGGTATATTAATTTTTCCTATATCCGTTTTGGAAATATATTTTGGTGAAAAATATTCTTCTTCGTTATTAGTAGTCGATTCGTATCACGGTTTCATTGACGCAACAAGTGCAATATTATTTTCAGTATTACTAAAGATAATATATAGAAAAAGTAAAAGATTTCCATGGGGATTATATAATCTGGAAAGCCTAGCAATATTAATGTCGTCTGCAATTATAGTATTTCTTTCTATGACTTATTTATTCCAAGGATTACATGCTAGTTATGATGTTCCAGATTGGCTAGCGTCAATTATCTGGGGTTCATCGATAATAACGTTAATTATATATTACATGGAACGAAAATACCGATGGATAGAAATAGTAAGAACAGATTTGGTTCATAGCAAGCTTGACATGCTTATGGAAATAATAGGTGGTATTGCTATACTATCTCAAAACTTTTATTTCAATATGGCCGTTATCTTGAGTATAATTGGATTTATATTAGCAGATACAATAAGGCAAGTGAAAGAAGCTATTTTATCTTTAATAGGAGCTAGTTGCGATTGTCCAATTAAAGATAGAATATACACTATTTTGAAGGGATTTGGCATAAATGTCTCTAACGTGTATGTAAGACGATTGGGCTCGTTTTTCATGGTTTATGTAGTAGTCACTATGCCTTCTAGAACTGAACTAAGAAAAGTTTATAGAATAAGGAAAAAGATTAGTAGAATTGTGTATTCTTTTGATTCTGTAGCATTAGTAGACGTGAAGATAGTTCCTCAAAAAGTTAAAAATACTTTAAAAATAGATATAAAGTCAAATGTATCCAAAACTAGTAACGATAATAAAGCTAATGCGGTCGTTAGGTCCAAATCTTGA
- a CDS encoding 16S rRNA methyltransferase — protein MKLNLILLDSSLELVPKVIRNHPSVINNAKKRNKKPCEVLLDVSLHYFAMKNLPNSEKRGRPDIVHLAMIMFLSESNIKGDFYIHTIDSKIIKVNNNMRPPKNYDRFVSLMEQLLTMGKVPPNSDNPLMEVTSLQLKDIAKKYNIILLSENGKKIKPEKICNDITEDKIVGIGAFPHGEFSKEVLDYASFIYSISSYVLETQQTICRLISACNEILGWP, from the coding sequence GTGAAGCTTAATCTTATTTTGCTTGATTCTTCATTAGAACTTGTACCAAAGGTAATTAGGAATCATCCTAGCGTTATAAACAACGCAAAGAAAAGAAATAAAAAACCTTGCGAAGTATTATTGGACGTTTCATTACATTATTTTGCCATGAAAAATCTTCCTAATTCAGAAAAAAGAGGTCGGCCTGACATAGTACATTTAGCTATGATCATGTTCTTAAGTGAGTCTAATATCAAGGGAGATTTTTATATTCATACTATCGATTCAAAAATTATAAAGGTTAATAACAATATGAGACCGCCAAAAAATTATGATCGATTTGTCAGTCTAATGGAACAATTATTAACAATGGGTAAAGTTCCACCTAATTCAGATAATCCTTTAATGGAAGTTACTAGTTTACAATTAAAGGATATAGCAAAAAAATATAATATTATATTATTAAGCGAAAATGGTAAAAAAATTAAACCAGAAAAAATATGTAACGATATTACTGAAGATAAAATTGTAGGTATAGGTGCGTTCCCTCACGGAGAATTTTCTAAAGAGGTTCTGGATTATGCTAGTTTTATCTATTCGATTAGCTCATATGTTTTAGAAACTCAACAAACAATTTGTAGACTAATTTCGGCATGCAATGAAATATTAGGTTGGCCTTGA
- a CDS encoding NAD(P)/FAD-dependent oxidoreductase codes for MSEYDMIIVGGGPVGLFGAFYATLRDMKVLLIDSQDELGGQLVTLYPEKIVYDVGGYPGILAYDLAIKLVEQAKMFSPDIRTKEWADILDKTSDGMYVIKTDKGNQFKTKTVLLAIGLGRLSPSRLGAKGELEYENKGVYYTVRRKKDFEGKNILIVGGGDSAVDWALTLAPVAKSVTLIHRRDQFRAHERSVKELYQVAKVYTWHELKEVKGDGQRVTQATIFDNRTKDEKTIDVDAVIISIGHKGDLGNIPKWGINMKGRDILTNTKMETNLPGIYASGDIAQVEGAPKLALIAVGFGQVAIATSVAKKYIDPNASVFAGHSSEMDKFKKP; via the coding sequence ATGTCAGAATACGATATGATAATAGTCGGTGGAGGTCCAGTAGGACTCTTTGGAGCATTTTATGCTACTTTAAGAGACATGAAAGTTTTATTAATAGATTCTCAAGACGAGTTAGGAGGACAATTAGTTACTTTGTATCCAGAAAAAATAGTTTACGATGTAGGCGGATATCCAGGAATTCTCGCTTACGATTTAGCAATAAAGTTAGTTGAACAAGCAAAAATGTTTTCTCCAGATATAAGAACAAAAGAGTGGGCTGATATTCTAGATAAAACTAGTGACGGAATGTATGTAATAAAGACTGATAAGGGAAATCAATTTAAAACTAAAACAGTTTTACTAGCTATAGGTCTAGGTAGATTATCTCCTAGTAGATTAGGAGCTAAAGGTGAATTAGAATATGAAAACAAAGGAGTATATTATACCGTAAGAAGGAAAAAAGATTTCGAAGGTAAAAATATCCTAATTGTAGGTGGAGGAGATTCAGCAGTAGATTGGGCATTGACTTTGGCTCCGGTAGCTAAGTCTGTTACCCTAATACATAGAAGAGATCAATTTAGAGCTCATGAGAGAAGTGTAAAAGAACTTTACCAAGTAGCTAAAGTCTATACATGGCATGAATTAAAGGAAGTTAAGGGAGATGGCCAAAGAGTTACTCAAGCTACAATATTTGACAATAGAACAAAAGACGAGAAAACTATTGATGTAGATGCCGTAATAATTAGTATAGGACATAAAGGAGATCTTGGAAATATTCCTAAATGGGGGATAAATATGAAAGGGAGAGATATATTAACTAATACGAAAATGGAAACTAATTTACCTGGTATATATGCTTCTGGAGATATTGCACAAGTAGAAGGTGCACCAAAGTTAGCATTAATAGCTGTCGGATTCGGTCAAGTTGCTATAGCCACAAGCGTAGCTAAAAAATATATAGATCCTAATGCATCAGTATTTGCAGGTCATAGTTCAGAAATGGATAAGTTTAAGAAACCATGA
- a CDS encoding DUF371 domain-containing protein codes for MIAIDFLKIRGHKNVKGTHKTTLEFTKDTYLTPRGDCIIGIYADKGVNDLKDDIKRMIKNEGFIYIVINVCGIFDIISARGSSKLTLSNKNKMIIRKSSFISDATLAINSNKSAFDIKREIIKGLQNEHNGLVYIVTSDIPLKNEEILGIVINFNPFESIKTC; via the coding sequence TTGATAGCGATTGATTTCCTAAAGATAAGGGGACATAAGAACGTAAAAGGTACTCATAAAACTACTCTAGAATTTACAAAAGATACTTATCTAACCCCAAGAGGGGATTGTATAATAGGAATATATGCAGACAAAGGCGTGAATGATTTAAAAGACGATATAAAGAGAATGATTAAGAATGAAGGTTTTATCTATATTGTAATTAATGTCTGTGGAATATTCGATATTATTTCAGCTAGAGGTTCATCAAAACTCACGTTAAGTAATAAAAACAAGATGATAATAAGAAAATCTAGTTTCATTTCAGATGCAACTTTAGCTATAAACTCCAATAAATCCGCGTTTGATATAAAAAGGGAAATAATAAAAGGTCTTCAAAATGAACATAATGGTTTAGTTTATATTGTTACATCTGATATACCCCTTAAAAATGAAGAGATTCTTGGAATAGTCATTAATTTTAATCCATTTGAAAGCATTAAGACGTGCTAG